A portion of the Aquicoccus sp. G2-2 genome contains these proteins:
- a CDS encoding amino acid ABC transporter permease translates to MFSIPAFFHSFEPLFWAARFTLLVSGLGIALGLIVGALVCAAALSKSKLARGFAALWVSFLRGVPLLVQLMLFYYLLPVIGLNVPAIVAAVVTVGICSSAYISEIWRGAIGALPKGQSEAALVIGMAPRDIWTRIILPQAVATSLPALINELILLVKASSLVSVVGILELTRASQAEAATTFRPLEVYLAAACIYLAINLCLAAAGRYFEYRLAT, encoded by the coding sequence ATGTTTTCAATCCCAGCCTTCTTTCACAGTTTTGAACCGCTTTTTTGGGCGGCACGTTTCACCTTGCTTGTGTCTGGCCTCGGCATTGCGCTGGGCTTGATCGTAGGTGCGCTGGTCTGCGCCGCGGCCCTGTCGAAATCGAAACTTGCACGCGGCTTTGCTGCACTCTGGGTCAGCTTCCTGCGCGGTGTGCCGCTTCTGGTGCAGCTCATGCTGTTTTATTACCTGTTGCCGGTCATCGGGCTAAACGTGCCCGCCATCGTCGCGGCGGTCGTGACCGTCGGGATCTGCTCCAGCGCCTATATCTCGGAAATCTGGCGCGGCGCGATCGGAGCCCTTCCAAAGGGACAGTCGGAAGCAGCCCTCGTCATCGGCATGGCACCGCGCGATATCTGGACCCGCATCATCCTGCCGCAAGCGGTTGCAACCTCGCTCCCGGCGCTGATCAATGAGTTGATCCTGCTGGTCAAAGCTTCCTCGCTTGTCTCTGTCGTGGGCATTCTTGAACTCACCCGCGCCAGTCAGGCCGAGGCGGCAACGACCTTCCGCCCGCTCGAAGTTTATCTCGCCGCCGCCTGCATCTATCTTGCAATCAACCTCTGCCTTGCCGCCGCCGGGCGGTATTTCGAATATAGATTGGCAACCTGA
- a CDS encoding transporter substrate-binding domain-containing protein, producing the protein MSFNKTLNAALLGLAMLGISSTAALSDQLADVKAAGKIMTATDMHYAPFDMLKNGTYEGMTKDLFDEVAKEIGAEPVYQDIPWTAELPGLEVGKFDIVIAPVTITPKRLERYAFSLPIADATVGLIHLTGNDAVMKPEDIAGKTVGVQQGTAQFRQLKAYGETLGGVTIKEYGTTDEAYADLAAGRLDAVAGSLPNLSYLVKQRGDAFALTDPATFGEPVYFAWAMRKGEGSASFVKAVNDAILKMTDDGRIKAIQEKWFGSYTELPRKVTLE; encoded by the coding sequence ATGTCTTTCAACAAAACGCTGAATGCTGCGTTGCTTGGGTTAGCGATGCTTGGCATCAGCAGCACCGCAGCCCTTTCCGACCAGCTTGCAGATGTCAAAGCCGCCGGCAAGATCATGACTGCAACCGACATGCATTATGCCCCCTTCGATATGTTGAAGAACGGCACCTATGAAGGCATGACCAAAGACCTGTTCGACGAGGTTGCCAAGGAAATCGGCGCCGAGCCGGTCTATCAAGACATTCCGTGGACCGCCGAGCTTCCGGGCCTTGAAGTGGGTAAGTTCGACATCGTGATCGCCCCGGTGACCATCACGCCGAAGCGGCTTGAACGCTATGCTTTCTCGCTGCCCATCGCAGACGCCACTGTCGGTCTCATTCATCTGACCGGCAATGACGCGGTGATGAAGCCCGAAGACATCGCGGGTAAAACCGTGGGTGTTCAGCAGGGCACCGCGCAGTTTCGCCAACTCAAGGCTTACGGCGAAACGCTGGGCGGGGTGACGATCAAGGAATACGGCACCACCGATGAAGCCTATGCAGACCTTGCCGCCGGGCGGCTTGATGCTGTTGCAGGCTCCCTGCCGAACCTGTCCTATCTGGTAAAACAGCGCGGTGATGCGTTCGCGCTGACCGACCCGGCAACCTTCGGTGAGCCGGTCTATTTCGCATGGGCCATGCGCAAGGGCGAAGGCTCTGCCAGCTTTGTCAAAGCGGTCAATGACGCAATTCTGAAGATGACAGATGACGGACGGATCAAGGCGATTCAGGAAAAATGGTTCGGCAGCTATACCGAACTGCCCCGCAAAGTCACGCTTGAGTAA
- a CDS encoding carbon monoxide dehydrogenase subunit G, translated as MNLSDSREIDADRATVWAALLSAEVLKECVPGCQEVTGTPEDGFDATVVQKVGPVKATFKGTVTISDMNEPDSLTLSGEGKGGAAGFAKGGAKVRLEDGADGGTVLHYDVEARVGGKLAQLGSRIVDGFAKKMADQFFSNFQAAVEGPEDENDAAEAAEAEGGEKKKGWFRRMVG; from the coding sequence ATGAACCTGAGTGATTCCCGAGAGATAGATGCGGACCGCGCAACCGTGTGGGCGGCGCTGCTGTCAGCAGAGGTGTTGAAGGAATGCGTGCCCGGTTGCCAGGAGGTGACTGGCACCCCAGAGGACGGCTTTGATGCTACCGTGGTGCAGAAGGTCGGGCCGGTAAAAGCCACCTTCAAGGGCACGGTAACAATTTCGGATATGAACGAACCCGACAGCCTGACCCTGAGCGGCGAGGGCAAGGGCGGAGCGGCGGGCTTTGCCAAGGGCGGTGCCAAGGTTCGGCTGGAGGATGGCGCGGATGGCGGCACGGTGCTGCATTACGATGTCGAAGCCCGTGTAGGCGGCAAGCTCGCGCAGCTTGGCAGCCGGATTGTCGACGGGTTTGCCAAGAAGATGGCAGATCAGTTCTTCAGCAATTTTCAGGCCGCTGTTGAAGGCCCGGAGGACGAGAATGACGCCGCCGAAGCAGCCGAGGCCGAAGGCGGTGAGAAAAAGAAAGGCTGGTTCCGGCGAATGGTCGGCTGA
- a CDS encoding (2Fe-2S)-binding protein: MATVTIKVNGKEMSGQAEGRTLLASFLRETLGLTGTHIGCDTAQCGACVVHVNGKAVKSCNMLALEADGAEVATIEGQADADGTLNTLQAAFQTHHGLQCGFCTPGMVMSAAALLKDNPKPSEAEIRKYLSGNLCRCTGYHNIIKAIMAASGQDVSAIAAE; encoded by the coding sequence ATGGCAACTGTAACCATCAAAGTGAACGGCAAGGAAATGTCGGGTCAGGCGGAGGGGCGCACGTTGCTGGCGTCATTCCTGCGCGAGACACTTGGGCTGACCGGCACGCATATTGGCTGTGACACGGCGCAATGTGGTGCCTGTGTTGTGCATGTGAACGGCAAGGCGGTGAAAAGCTGCAACATGCTGGCACTGGAAGCCGATGGCGCCGAGGTGGCGACTATCGAAGGTCAGGCCGATGCGGATGGCACGCTCAACACGCTTCAAGCGGCATTCCAGACCCATCATGGCCTGCAATGCGGGTTTTGCACGCCCGGCATGGTGATGTCGGCGGCGGCGCTGTTGAAGGATAACCCCAAGCCCAGTGAAGCGGAGATCCGCAAATACCTGAGTGGGAACCTGTGCCGCTGCACCGGGTATCACAACATCATCAAGGCGATCATGGCGGCAAGCGGTCAGGACGTGAGCGCCATCGCGGCGGAATGA
- a CDS encoding xanthine dehydrogenase family protein subunit M, producing the protein MYAFDFEKPASVADAVAALKDDEAQPLGGGQTLIPTLKQRLAAPSKLVSLSGIAEMKGISRDGDTLVIGGGTTHAEVAADGTIAALSALAGNIGDPAVRNRGTIGGSLANNDPAADYPAAALALGATIVTNAREIAADDFFTGLFETALEEGEIITAVKFPVPEAANYQKFEQPASRFALVGVFAAKSGGGARVAVTGASEDGVFRWADAEAALAGGFSVGALDGMAPAADGMISDLHGSAAYRAHLVGVMARRAVEAA; encoded by the coding sequence ATGTATGCATTCGATTTTGAGAAACCGGCCAGTGTGGCTGATGCGGTGGCGGCGCTGAAGGATGACGAGGCGCAGCCACTGGGCGGGGGGCAGACCCTTATCCCGACGTTGAAGCAACGGTTGGCGGCACCATCGAAGCTGGTCTCGTTGAGCGGGATTGCCGAGATGAAGGGAATTTCGCGTGACGGCGATACGTTGGTGATTGGCGGCGGGACAACCCATGCCGAAGTGGCCGCTGACGGGACCATCGCGGCGCTGTCGGCGCTGGCCGGTAATATTGGCGACCCGGCGGTGCGCAATCGCGGCACCATCGGTGGCAGTCTGGCCAATAACGACCCGGCAGCGGATTATCCGGCGGCGGCGCTGGCGCTGGGCGCGACTATCGTGACCAACGCGCGTGAAATCGCGGCGGATGATTTTTTCACCGGCCTGTTTGAAACGGCGCTGGAGGAAGGCGAGATCATTACCGCGGTGAAGTTTCCGGTTCCCGAGGCGGCGAATTATCAGAAATTCGAGCAGCCTGCCTCGCGCTTTGCACTGGTTGGGGTGTTTGCGGCCAAGAGCGGCGGTGGTGCGCGGGTGGCAGTGACGGGGGCCAGCGAAGACGGCGTCTTCCGTTGGGCCGATGCCGAAGCGGCGCTGGCGGGTGGTTTCTCGGTGGGCGCGCTTGACGGTATGGCCCCTGCGGCGGATGGGATGATTTCCGATCTCCATGGCAGTGCGGCATACCGCGCACATCTGGTTGGTGTGATGGCCCGGCGCGCCGTCGAGGCGGCCTGA
- the maiA gene encoding maleylacetoacetate isomerase, producing MILHGYFRSSSAYRCRIAFNIKGLDCEFRQVHLKSGAQREAAYKALNPQMLVPTLETDTGERLTQSLAIIEWLDETHPASPLLSRDPLTRARERAFAQVIACEVHPLQNLRVLKYITNELGADESQKSAWLSRWLTDGLEACEGLLAARPVTADFCYGEAPGLADICLVPQVFSAQRFGVNIRHLPLVNAIYDRCMALPAFDAARPQNQPDFEA from the coding sequence ATGATCTTGCACGGATATTTCCGGTCGTCTTCGGCCTATCGTTGCCGTATCGCATTCAACATCAAGGGGCTGGACTGTGAGTTCCGGCAAGTGCATCTGAAGTCCGGGGCGCAGAGAGAGGCCGCTTACAAGGCGCTCAATCCGCAGATGCTGGTGCCGACACTGGAGACTGATACGGGCGAGCGGCTGACTCAATCGCTGGCTATCATCGAATGGTTGGACGAGACACACCCGGCATCGCCGTTACTGTCGCGCGATCCGTTGACCCGTGCGCGTGAGCGTGCCTTCGCGCAGGTGATTGCTTGCGAAGTCCATCCGCTGCAAAATCTTCGGGTGTTGAAATATATCACCAACGAGCTGGGGGCCGATGAGAGCCAGAAATCCGCCTGGCTTTCGCGCTGGCTGACCGATGGTCTGGAGGCCTGCGAGGGCTTGTTGGCGGCGCGGCCCGTGACCGCCGATTTCTGCTATGGCGAAGCGCCGGGGCTTGCCGATATTTGCCTGGTGCCGCAGGTTTTCTCGGCGCAACGCTTCGGGGTCAACATAAGGCACCTGCCGTTGGTGAATGCGATATATGATAGATGTATGGCACTGCCCGCTTTCGATGCGGCGCGGCCACAGAACCAGCCTGATTTCGAGGCATAG
- a CDS encoding TRAP transporter substrate-binding protein has product MLRGVAAAALIAASALAAGAQDVTLKLHQFLPAQANVPKKVLDVWADKVEKDSGGRIKIDRYPSMQLGGTPPELIDQAIDGVADIVWSVNGFTPGRFPRTEVFELPFMVKDARAASYAYRKMLDEHMKDTDFKDVHVLGAWLHGPGMLHTKEPVTKPEDLNGMKIRGGSRMVNQLLEILGATPVGLPVTEIPSALSKGVIDGTTIPWEVTGSLKVPELVHNHTEFEGPAIYDLTFVMAMNKAKYESLPDDLKKVIDDNSGLDFSVFAGGVMQDSDAPARQVAVDMGNNIITISAEDAKKWQALAQPIYAKWLADMKSKGIDGQALIDEAHKLMDEYEAEHQ; this is encoded by the coding sequence ATCCTGCGCGGGGTTGCCGCCGCTGCGCTGATCGCAGCAAGCGCGCTGGCCGCAGGCGCACAGGACGTAACACTGAAGCTGCACCAATTCCTGCCGGCACAGGCCAATGTGCCGAAAAAGGTGCTCGATGTCTGGGCTGACAAAGTTGAGAAAGACAGCGGCGGGCGGATCAAGATTGATCGCTATCCTTCGATGCAGTTGGGCGGTACGCCGCCGGAGTTGATTGATCAGGCAATCGACGGGGTGGCCGATATCGTTTGGTCGGTCAATGGGTTCACGCCGGGGCGTTTTCCGCGCACCGAGGTGTTTGAATTGCCATTCATGGTGAAGGATGCGCGGGCCGCCTCTTATGCCTATCGCAAGATGCTTGATGAGCATATGAAGGACACCGACTTCAAGGATGTGCATGTTTTGGGTGCGTGGCTGCACGGGCCGGGGATGCTGCACACCAAGGAGCCTGTGACCAAACCGGAAGATCTTAACGGGATGAAAATTCGTGGTGGGTCGCGGATGGTCAACCAGTTGCTTGAGATTCTGGGGGCGACGCCGGTTGGTTTGCCGGTGACGGAAATCCCGAGCGCGCTTTCCAAGGGTGTGATCGACGGGACAACGATCCCGTGGGAGGTGACCGGCTCGCTCAAGGTGCCGGAGTTAGTGCATAACCATACCGAGTTCGAAGGCCCGGCGATTTATGATCTGACCTTCGTGATGGCGATGAATAAGGCGAAATATGAAAGCCTGCCAGATGACCTCAAGAAGGTGATCGACGACAATTCGGGGCTTGATTTCTCGGTGTTTGCAGGGGGTGTGATGCAAGACAGTGATGCTCCGGCGCGGCAAGTGGCGGTTGACATGGGCAACAACATCATCACCATTTCCGCCGAGGACGCGAAGAAATGGCAGGCGTTGGCGCAACCGATCTATGCAAAGTGGCTGGCCGATATGAAATCGAAAGGGATCGACGGTCAGGCGCTGATTGACGAGGCACATAAGCTAATGGACGAATATGAAGCCGAGCATCAATAA
- a CDS encoding TRAP transporter substrate-binding protein yields the protein MITKRKLIGLAAGAAMAAGMSPGIAVAQDVTLKLHQFLPAQANVPKLVLAPWAKRVEEASKGKIKIDLYPSMQLGGKPPELADQVKDGVADIVWTVLGYTPGRFPQAEVFELPFMMSNAEDTSRAYWQYAQANMMDTDFKDYKILAVWVHGPGLIHSNKPVRVPADLNGMKLRAPTRIITKMLSELGATPVGMPVPAIPEALSKGVIDGAVIPWEVTGALKVQELVHNHTEFPGHSLYTTAFVLAMNKEKFDSLSQELKDAIDSQSGEDFSALAGKLQASGDAPQRAKAVEMGNNIIELTPDEIQQWIDASSKVAPEWAKEMDAKGFDGQALLDQARALIKKNTK from the coding sequence ATGATTACCAAACGCAAACTTATCGGTCTGGCGGCCGGGGCGGCGATGGCGGCCGGGATGAGCCCTGGCATCGCTGTGGCACAGGACGTGACGCTGAAGCTGCACCAATTCCTGCCAGCGCAGGCGAATGTGCCCAAGCTGGTGCTGGCCCCGTGGGCAAAGCGCGTGGAGGAAGCCTCTAAGGGCAAGATCAAGATTGATCTCTACCCCTCGATGCAGCTTGGCGGCAAGCCACCGGAACTGGCTGATCAGGTGAAGGACGGGGTTGCCGATATCGTCTGGACCGTGCTGGGCTATACGCCGGGCCGCTTCCCGCAAGCGGAAGTGTTTGAACTGCCCTTCATGATGAGCAACGCCGAGGACACAAGCCGTGCCTATTGGCAATATGCGCAAGCCAACATGATGGATACCGATTTCAAGGATTATAAAATTCTTGCTGTCTGGGTGCATGGACCGGGTCTTATTCACTCGAACAAGCCGGTTCGGGTGCCTGCGGACCTCAACGGGATGAAGCTGCGCGCGCCGACGCGGATCATCACCAAGATGCTTTCGGAACTGGGGGCAACACCGGTCGGTATGCCGGTGCCTGCGATTCCAGAAGCCTTGTCGAAAGGCGTTATTGATGGCGCGGTGATCCCGTGGGAAGTGACGGGCGCGCTCAAGGTGCAGGAACTGGTGCATAATCACACCGAATTCCCCGGTCATTCTCTTTACACCACGGCCTTCGTGCTGGCGATGAACAAGGAGAAATTCGACAGCCTTTCGCAAGAGTTGAAAGACGCGATTGATAGCCAGTCGGGTGAAGATTTCTCGGCGCTGGCAGGCAAACTGCAAGCTTCAGGAGATGCGCCACAGCGTGCGAAAGCGGTCGAGATGGGTAACAACATCATCGAGTTGACGCCTGATGAGATTCAGCAGTGGATTGACGCATCTTCCAAGGTTGCGCCGGAATGGGCCAAGGAAATGGACGCCAAAGGCTTTGATGGGCAGGCGCTTCTTGATCAGGCCAGGGCGCTAATCAAGAAAAACACGAAGTAA
- a CDS encoding TRAP transporter small permease, giving the protein MWVHRLMMSLARLMAILGGVVLVALVLLICVSVLGRGINTFLHWDEMQAFMPLLSERLLATGVGPILGDYELVQAGIAFSIFAFMPLCQITAGHASVDIFTAKLPRQVNRFIQLVVEIAFAAVLVLIAWRLFAGMEAKRGYNETSFLLQFPIWWAYGLSFVASVMAAIVGVYMAFVRIVEFAVRRTIIESAEVEL; this is encoded by the coding sequence ATGTGGGTACACCGCCTGATGATGTCTCTGGCGCGATTGATGGCGATCCTCGGCGGAGTGGTGCTTGTGGCGCTGGTCTTGCTGATCTGCGTTTCTGTTCTGGGGCGCGGGATCAACACGTTTTTGCACTGGGATGAGATGCAGGCATTCATGCCGCTGCTGTCCGAGCGCCTCCTAGCCACGGGTGTCGGTCCCATCTTGGGGGACTATGAACTTGTGCAGGCCGGAATTGCCTTTTCGATCTTCGCTTTCATGCCGCTATGTCAGATCACGGCTGGCCATGCCTCGGTTGATATTTTCACGGCAAAGCTGCCGCGCCAGGTAAACCGCTTCATTCAGCTTGTGGTGGAGATCGCCTTTGCCGCGGTACTGGTCTTGATCGCTTGGCGGCTGTTTGCCGGGATGGAAGCAAAGCGCGGCTACAATGAAACGAGCTTCTTGCTGCAGTTCCCGATCTGGTGGGCTTACGGGCTCAGCTTCGTGGCCTCGGTGATGGCAGCAATCGTGGGGGTTTATATGGCATTTGTCCGGATAGTCGAGTTCGCCGTGCGGCGCACGATCATCGAAAGTGCGGAGGTGGAGCTTTGA
- a CDS encoding dipeptidase — translation MPDPTTPLVFDGHNDVLLKLRGAGGRAALPLFHDGSPFHVDLPKAREGGFGGGFFAIFVPSPGDFEAAKREMAKPEYDLALPPPLPQEEALPVVLQKAALLMQLEAEGALRICRRAADIHAAMADGILAAVMHIEGAEAIDPDFHALDVLYAAGLRSLGPVWSRPTLFAHGVPFRYPSTGDTGPGLTDDGKRLVQRCGEMGIMVDLSHLNEKGFWDVAKLSPKPLVATHSNAHALCPHARNLSDAQLRAIGESGGMVGLNFATGFLRKDGQMRPDTPVEVMLAHLDHMMALAGEDHVGLGSDFDGAVVPEAIGSVRELPVLRAAMRAHGYSEALITKLAHGNWMRVLEATWGS, via the coding sequence ATGCCCGATCCCACAACGCCGCTCGTTTTTGACGGCCACAACGATGTGCTTTTGAAACTGCGCGGGGCGGGCGGGCGCGCGGCGTTGCCGCTTTTTCACGATGGCAGCCCCTTCCATGTCGATCTGCCGAAAGCGCGCGAGGGTGGCTTCGGCGGCGGTTTCTTTGCAATCTTCGTTCCCTCTCCGGGTGATTTCGAAGCGGCAAAGCGCGAGATGGCCAAGCCGGAATACGACCTTGCCCTGCCGCCGCCCTTGCCGCAGGAGGAAGCATTGCCGGTGGTGCTGCAAAAAGCGGCTCTGCTGATGCAGCTCGAAGCCGAAGGGGCGCTTCGCATCTGCCGCCGAGCCGCTGATATTCACGCCGCTATGGCAGACGGCATTCTTGCCGCTGTTATGCATATCGAAGGGGCGGAGGCGATTGACCCCGATTTTCATGCGCTTGACGTGCTTTATGCCGCTGGTTTGCGCTCTCTCGGGCCGGTCTGGAGCAGGCCCACACTCTTTGCCCACGGGGTGCCGTTTCGATATCCCTCCACCGGGGATACCGGGCCGGGATTAACCGACGATGGCAAACGTCTGGTGCAGCGTTGCGGCGAGATGGGCATTATGGTCGATCTGTCGCACCTCAATGAGAAGGGCTTCTGGGACGTGGCGAAGCTAAGCCCCAAACCATTGGTCGCCACACATTCCAATGCCCACGCACTTTGCCCGCATGCCCGCAACCTCAGCGATGCGCAACTCAGGGCGATTGGCGAAAGCGGCGGCATGGTCGGGCTTAATTTCGCTACCGGCTTTCTGCGCAAGGATGGTCAAATGCGCCCTGATACGCCTGTTGAGGTGATGTTGGCGCATCTCGATCACATGATGGCGTTGGCGGGTGAGGATCACGTTGGTCTTGGCTCTGATTTCGACGGCGCGGTGGTGCCGGAGGCAATCGGTTCCGTGAGGGAGTTGCCCGTGCTGCGCGCGGCGATGCGCGCACATGGCTATTCCGAGGCACTGATTACAAAGCTCGCCCACGGCAACTGGATGCGCGTTTTGGAGGCAACTTGGGGCAGTTAG
- a CDS encoding amidohydrolase family protein encodes MSKLVIRNIGLILSGKMEAPIMDGDCVIAEDGKIAAIGYGKDLDCEGADVEVDAHGVTIAPGLIDSHVHPVIGDYTPRQQQLHWIESTLHGGVTTLVSAGEVHMPGRPKDVVGLKAMAIAAQRWYENFRPAGMKVMAGAPVLEHGMVEQDFKDMADAGVTLLGEVGLGTVKDGKTAKQMVDWARKYGIQSTIHTGGPSIPGSGLIDADMVLETGTDVIGHINGGHSALPDDQITCLCESCLAGLEIVHNGNERAALLTLNTARELKQLDRVILGTDGPAGSGVQPLGILRMVAMLSALGNVPAEVAFCFANGNTARQRGLDQGLMEVGRAADFVLMDQAQHAPGKNILESVQLGNLPGIGMTVIDGAICSLRSRNTPPAQSLPEVTKGAAPLA; translated from the coding sequence ATGAGCAAACTGGTAATTCGGAATATTGGCCTCATTCTTTCCGGCAAGATGGAAGCGCCGATCATGGATGGCGATTGTGTCATTGCCGAAGACGGCAAGATCGCCGCAATAGGCTATGGCAAGGATCTTGATTGCGAAGGTGCCGATGTCGAGGTCGATGCTCATGGCGTCACCATCGCACCGGGCTTGATCGACAGCCATGTGCACCCCGTGATAGGCGATTACACGCCGCGCCAGCAACAGCTTCACTGGATCGAATCCACCCTGCATGGCGGGGTGACGACTCTGGTGTCGGCCGGAGAGGTGCATATGCCGGGCCGCCCCAAGGATGTGGTCGGGCTGAAGGCAATGGCGATTGCGGCGCAGCGTTGGTACGAAAATTTCCGCCCTGCCGGGATGAAAGTCATGGCTGGCGCGCCGGTGCTGGAACACGGCATGGTCGAGCAGGACTTCAAGGACATGGCCGATGCGGGCGTGACCCTTCTGGGTGAGGTCGGTCTTGGCACGGTGAAGGACGGCAAAACCGCGAAACAAATGGTGGATTGGGCGCGCAAATACGGCATCCAAAGCACGATCCATACCGGAGGGCCGTCGATCCCCGGTTCAGGGTTGATTGACGCAGATATGGTGCTGGAAACCGGCACGGATGTGATCGGCCATATCAACGGCGGCCATTCGGCGCTGCCTGATGATCAAATCACCTGCCTGTGCGAAAGTTGCCTTGCCGGGCTTGAGATTGTCCATAACGGGAACGAGCGCGCGGCGCTTTTGACGCTGAACACCGCGCGGGAGCTGAAGCAGTTGGACAGGGTCATATTGGGCACGGACGGCCCTGCTGGCTCGGGTGTGCAACCCTTGGGAATCTTGCGCATGGTGGCGATGCTTTCGGCACTGGGCAATGTGCCCGCCGAAGTGGCGTTCTGCTTTGCCAATGGCAACACCGCACGTCAGCGCGGCCTCGATCAAGGGTTGATGGAAGTTGGCCGCGCCGCCGATTTCGTGCTGATGGATCAGGCGCAGCACGCGCCGGGCAAGAATATCCTTGAATCCGTGCAACTCGGCAACCTGCCCGGAATTGGCATGACGGTGATCGACGGTGCAATCTGCTCATTGCGCTCGCGCAATACACCACCTGCGCAAAGCCTTCCCGAGGTCACGAAGGGTGCCGCACCGCTGGCCTGA
- a CDS encoding TRAP transporter large permease subunit yields the protein MENISIIILFLFVLFTLLGTGVWVGLALMGVAWVGMELFTMRPVGDVMLTTIWASSSSWTLTALPMFIWMGEILYRTRLSEDMFKGLSPWMAPLPGGLVHTNIVGCTVFAAVSGSSAATLTTVGKMSIPELRRRNYPEKMIIGTLTGAATLGLMIPPSLTLIVYGVTINESITKLFFAGIMPGMVLAAMFMGYVVIYSKVAKDWNPIDEGKLSFAEKVKNSRFLIPVISLIIVVIGSMYLGFATATEAAAFGVIGSLLLAAVQGSLTWATFSASLMGATRTSAMIALILAGASFLSLSMGFTGLPRALADLIATWDLSRFHLLMVLLVFYIVLGCFLDGISSVVLTMAVVEPMIREAGIDLIWFGIFIVVVVEMAQITPPIGFNLFVMQGMTDHEMNYIARAAIPMFLIMVVMVFILIGFPDLATWLPDNLR from the coding sequence GTGGAAAACATCTCGATTATCATCTTGTTTCTGTTCGTTTTGTTCACGCTTCTTGGCACCGGCGTTTGGGTTGGGCTGGCGCTAATGGGGGTGGCTTGGGTCGGAATGGAGCTGTTCACCATGCGCCCGGTGGGCGATGTCATGCTCACGACCATCTGGGCCTCTTCATCGTCATGGACGCTGACCGCGCTGCCGATGTTCATCTGGATGGGCGAAATCCTTTACCGAACGCGATTATCCGAAGACATGTTCAAAGGGCTGAGCCCGTGGATGGCGCCATTGCCCGGCGGGCTGGTGCATACCAACATCGTCGGCTGCACCGTCTTTGCAGCCGTCTCCGGCTCCTCGGCGGCCACGCTGACCACGGTGGGCAAGATGTCCATCCCCGAATTGCGACGGCGCAATTACCCTGAAAAGATGATCATCGGAACGCTGACCGGCGCTGCAACGCTGGGGTTGATGATCCCGCCCTCGCTCACGCTCATTGTTTACGGGGTGACGATCAACGAATCCATAACCAAGCTGTTCTTCGCGGGCATCATGCCGGGCATGGTTCTGGCGGCGATGTTCATGGGCTATGTCGTGATCTATTCAAAGGTCGCAAAAGACTGGAACCCGATTGACGAGGGCAAGCTCAGCTTTGCCGAAAAGGTCAAGAACTCGCGCTTCCTGATCCCGGTCATCTCGCTCATTATCGTGGTTATCGGCTCGATGTATCTTGGCTTTGCCACCGCCACCGAAGCGGCGGCCTTCGGGGTGATCGGCAGCCTGCTGCTGGCCGCAGTGCAAGGCTCGCTCACCTGGGCAACGTTCAGCGCCAGCCTGATGGGCGCCACCCGCACCAGTGCCATGATCGCGCTTATCCTCGCCGGGGCATCGTTCCTGTCGCTTTCCATGGGCTTTACCGGCCTGCCCCGCGCGTTGGCCGATCTGATCGCCACATGGGATCTGTCGCGGTTTCACCTGCTGATGGTGCTCTTGGTATTCTACATCGTGCTTGGCTGTTTTCTTGATGGGATTTCCTCGGTGGTGCTGACTATGGCCGTGGTCGAACCGATGATCCGCGAAGCCGGGATTGATCTTATCTGGTTTGGCATCTTTATCGTCGTGGTGGTTGAAATGGCGCAAATCACCCCGCCGATCGGGTTCAACCTCTTCGTCATGCAGGGCATGACTGATCACGAGATGAACTATATCGCGCGCGCAGCGATTCCGATGTTTCTGATCATGGTGGTCATGGTGTTCATCCTGATCGGCTTTCCCGATCTGGCCACATGGTTGCCCGACAACCTGCGTTAG